A single Atopobiaceae bacterium DNA region contains:
- a CDS encoding PTS sugar transporter subunit IIA, translating into MAQEDKLFYPDTVYVSEARTQNEVFAEVSKDLLAKGLVKDAFLENIMEREAGYPTGMNMAPLSDRLPNFAVPHTEVEFVNTCRLVPVRLLRPVTWHDMISPDDSFDVSFLFMILNDDAEAQVGILARIMDFVNASGVDAMVDFFNLDDPKSIYDYLVGHFPQRAE; encoded by the coding sequence GCACGTACCCAGAACGAGGTCTTCGCTGAGGTCTCGAAGGACCTGCTCGCCAAGGGACTCGTCAAGGATGCCTTCCTCGAGAACATCATGGAACGCGAGGCTGGATATCCTACTGGCATGAACATGGCCCCCCTGAGCGACAGGCTCCCCAACTTCGCGGTCCCCCACACCGAGGTGGAGTTCGTCAACACATGCCGTCTCGTGCCCGTGCGGCTTCTGAGGCCGGTCACGTGGCATGACATGATCTCCCCCGACGACTCGTTCGACGTCTCGTTCCTGTTCATGATTCTCAATGACGACGCCGAGGCCCAGGTGGGGATCCTCGCTCGGATCATGGACTTCGTGAATGCCTCCGGTGTGGACGCGATGGTTGACTTCTTCAACCTCGATGACCCTAAGTCCATATACGACTACCTCGTGGGTCATTTCCCCCAGAGGGCAGAGTAG